The DNA region CGCTGGGCGAGCGCATGCTTATCCTGGTCGATATCGAAAAACTCATGACCAGCGAGGAAATGGCCCTCGTCGAAAGCGCTGTCGTTTAAGCAAGTTTCTTCCAACGCCGATGTAGAGCAACCATGTCAATAAGTAAACTTTTCACCCGGATGAAGATTCGAACCAGCCTGATCCTGGTCTTGGTTTTCTTTTTGATCATGCTTGTTGCCGGGGCGGCGCTGGGTGTTCTGTCGTTGCGGGCCAATAATCGTGCACTGGACAACATCGTGGCGAATCAGAGGCTGGGCGCCACCCTGTATTCTGTTATCGACAACTACAAGAACGTACAGACCATATTGGGTCGCGCCGTGACCAGCTATATGGTCAACAGCGACCAACAAAGCTACGCCATCGCCAGCGAATGGGGCGGCACGACCGACGCCAGCGCCACCTCGGCGCTCAGCGACGAATCGCGTGCCCTGATCGACGAGGCGCGCAAGGAATACGATCAATCGCTGGTCCGCTTTGCCGGCTACCGCGAGCTCGCGGCCAAGGCGCACGATCCGGAAAGCCGCTATGCGCGCGTTATAGATGCCTATGCGAGCTTGATGGAAGGGGGCGTACTGCCCCTGCTCGAGATGCTGACCGCCGGCGAAGTGGCCAAATATCATGCCTTCCTGGGCAGTACTACGCTGTTTCTGGAAGAAGACCTCTACAGTTCCCTGGGCAGCCTGGAAGCCTATCAGCAGCGCATCATCGACCGCGCCTACCGTGAAGAGGGCGAGCACTACGCCATCGTTCTGAAGCTGGTGGGCGGTGCCATGGTGTTGTGCGTCTTGATCGCTTTGCTGGCCTACGCCTTTTTAGGCCGCATGGTGCTGCGTCCCTTGCGCGAAGCTGGCACGCACTTTGATCGCATCGCCAGTGGCGACCTGACCCAGCGTGTGGACGTTCGGTCGCGCAACGAAATCGGCCTGCTGTACGAGTCGCTGCGCCGCATGCAGGAAAGCCTGACCCGCACGGTCAGCACCGTGCGCGAAGGGGTGGAAGAGATCACGCTGGGTTCGCGCGAGATCTTCATGGGCAATACCGACTTAAGCAGCCGCACAGAACAGCAAGCCGCTTCGCTGCAGGAAACCGCTGCCAGCATGGAACAATTGGCTGCCACCGTGCGCCAGAACACCGACAACGCCTTGCAGGCGGACACGCTGGCCAAGGGTGCATCGGACGTAGCGCAGCGCGGCGGCGACGCGGTCTCTGCCGTGGTAGGCACCATGAGCGAGATCACCACCAGTTCGAGCAAGATGGTCGAGATCGTGGGCGTGATCGATGGCATCGCCTTCCAGACCAACATCCTGGCGCTGAACGCCGCGGTCGAGGCGGCGCGTGCCGGCGAGCAGGGCAAGGGCTTTGCGGTGGTGGCGGGCGAAG from Pollutimonas thiosulfatoxidans includes:
- a CDS encoding methyl-accepting chemotaxis protein, whose amino-acid sequence is MSISKLFTRMKIRTSLILVLVFFLIMLVAGAALGVLSLRANNRALDNIVANQRLGATLYSVIDNYKNVQTILGRAVTSYMVNSDQQSYAIASEWGGTTDASATSALSDESRALIDEARKEYDQSLVRFAGYRELAAKAHDPESRYARVIDAYASLMEGGVLPLLEMLTAGEVAKYHAFLGSTTLFLEEDLYSSLGSLEAYQQRIIDRAYREEGEHYAIVLKLVGGAMVLCVLIALLAYAFLGRMVLRPLREAGTHFDRIASGDLTQRVDVRSRNEIGLLYESLRRMQESLTRTVSTVREGVEEITLGSREIFMGNTDLSSRTEQQAASLQETAASMEQLAATVRQNTDNALQADTLAKGASDVAQRGGDAVSAVVGTMSEITTSSSKMVEIVGVIDGIAFQTNILALNAAVEAARAGEQGKGFAVVAGEVRSLAQRSAQAAKEIKVLIEEAQQKVAAGAKQAGQAGDIMREVVGSVQGVTTIMGEIASASHEQSDGIEQVNQAVTQMDSVTQQNAALVEEAAAAAGSLQEQAARLTDAVAVFKINTSEVIDVAAARLQHSDSGDKSAAERLGLTSTFGALARS